Genomic window (Juglans microcarpa x Juglans regia isolate MS1-56 chromosome 2S, Jm3101_v1.0, whole genome shotgun sequence):
TAGGAATGATAGACGGACCATTTTTCTATATTTGAGAATAATGTTactcattattaatttttttatcatctcatgatgtgatattagataattgaaaattatttattatattttatttataaatttataatttaatatcatattataagatgatgagagaatgataaaaaaaaaatgatggatataTTTTTTCCTCGTACTATAGTTAATGCCAATTTTGCAGGCCTCTTTTGCGCTCACCTGACGCCCGTTCTCACGTTTCCTTTCATAATTTTCATGCTTTTTTCCTCGGTTGAAGGGGAAATCTCATGCTGTTCACAGCTGTCATCTTAAAATAAACACAGACACACATTTTTAGTAGTAAAACTTTAAATGCCAAaagaaataatctttttttattattgatgtcGCCAGAATGTCATAATATTGATCTAATTTGCGtacttgtaaataaattataaaagcgTAGAAAATtcgaaatttatttattctctctctgttttttattttttagcataTACTTTCCATCCTCAAAGTAGTTTGGTATTCATTTTCTAATACGGATAGAAAATAGAATCCATTGTTACAATATAAACAAGtaagtaattaaataattagtgTAATATTCCAATCACACAATCGATGGTTTAACAACCATACATGAACTTTACATGATCAAGACTTTCAATCGCTTCAAAACGTTGTGATAATTGTCCTTACGAGGGAATAGTCATGTGATGGTTATTTGgctaaattaaaagaaaacaatagcGGAGACGTTAATTTCTTAGTATAATAATTTGTGCAAGTTTATGGCGTTCAAGTATCTTATAagccttttgaaaaaaaattgagattcataattaaaaaaatggtgggtctcatcttttcttttttttttttacaaaaataaaacttacggGCGCTTGCATCGTTGCATAttctaaaaagaaataatctttACAGTTTTAGACTCATTGcgtattctatttaaaaaaaatggataattataaaacttacataaaaataaataataaaatttattatttttaaaatgaatatacgaGATTTACACACTCTAAAACTGTATAGCATTAATCGTTATAAATTTACATCTAACATCATTTGTGAGGCCGGGCTTTGGAGTCTTGGACGGATCGAAAAATGATCAATTTTTCAAGGTCGTTTTGATACCACTACTTTCGATTTGGGCCCGAACTACGTGATGAATTTTTTACTTTGGTTGGACTTGAGCTGACTTGGGcctatatgaatttttttttataatattctaacatatCATGTAAACGGAGAGAAATACTCCTCAAAGATCTACATGCATACTATACCAACATTGCAAAAGATGTTATTTGAGCTTGTAAACGGAGAAATTCTGATCAGTCAAGGAGAAGCTGGCTTTGAAGAAGAAGCAGGCGGAATGCCAGGAATGCGAGGGGAAGTTGGGActggagaaaatggagggaaaggaaATGGCTGAGATTGTGGAGGTGGCGATGGAGTACTAAAACCTGGTATTGGTGGAAAAGGAATcgatggtggtggtgatggCTGGAATGGCTTCGGGATAAGTAGAGATGGCTTAAATGGATTTGATGGAAGAAGTCGGGGAAAGAAAAGGTCCGGTTGGGCTACCTTTTGATCTTGTAACTGACTTTTCTTTAAGTATTCAgaagattttgattttataGTCTTTCCTGGTTTGGGTGGAAATGGAAGTCCTAGAAGAGGGGGAAGTTGTGGCAATGGTGGAAGCTCGGGCAGTCTTGGAAGAGGAGGGAGTTGTGGCAAATGTGGAAGCTCGGGCAGTCTTGGAAGAGGGGGAAGATAGTTACGATGTGTGGGAAGAAGATCCGGGACTATTGGATCCTGACTCGAAGGTGATGGATATCCTAAATAATTTGTTGGAGAAAGTGAGACTACTTTCCTGTAAAAGAGTTGCTTGGGATTTTGAATGCTTGGTTTTTGGTCACATAGGATTGGCTGCTTTAATGGCTTGAAGGTGAAGAGTCCGGCAGAAAAGATGTGAGTCCCTTGCTTTCTAGACTTGAGATGGAGTGAAGATGAAGTTGCTGTTGAGGCCACAGAACAGTAAGGCTCGCTGCTGTTGATCAACTTGACTTGACATCCCTCAATTCTTTTGACATGTTTGCTTACATAGAAAGGCAAATGAACTTCGAATTCTCCATGCTCATCTGTTCTCACTTCCTTCAGGAAACTCGGTTTTGAGGTCCCATACTTGCATTCTACAGCAACAGATGCACCTGCATACACAACCCAGAAATAATTTCCCTACCCTCTGAATTAAGCGGATCgatgcatacacacacacacacacacacacacaacttcTTTAATGAAGTTATTGAGACGAACCTGAAATGAAATGGCTGGTCTGAGAGAAATCCTGTTCGAAGCATGTGTCACAGTAGACAGTCCCAACAACAACTGCAGATGAAAGCAGCTTCGTCTCATGCCTAGTAGCCTCGGAAAGATTAGTCGTGATTGCGATACCGAGGAGGAAGAGTATGACTAAAAGGCAAGACATTATATTGTCTTGGAAGAAAATGAGCAACGCAGCACGATCGAGTTGGGTTTAATGAGAATTGCTGATCAGGAGGCCTATTGCTAATGTAGTATACTCTCTGTGAATTGTATTGTCTGTTTGATCATATTCTAGCTAGCTTGCTAGCTGCCTTCTTGAGGTATAGATTTAGGGTCTGAACGTACAATTCTTATAAACTGTCACAGTCCACCAAGCTGCCTCTTTAGTTATGTCGTTCATGCAAAAACCAGTCAACCACAAGCTAACGCAGTGAAAGGTAAAGATGGTATAGTTGGGTCGCTGTTGGTTCACGAGACATGAAAAGTAGCCATAAATTTCATGAGTCCTTGAATCGATGACCAATTATATAACAATTTTGTGGACATGTTGATGAcaagtagaattattcatatattatatgtaataatGCTAAATGCATGTCCAGAGTTTGCAAAGCCCTGTTTCAAACTCTTTTATCAGTTGTGCATGGTAATATGCCATGTGGATTTTGTTACCTCGATCATTAATTTCAATTCTTCTATAGAGATTTCCCTGAATTAACATTGCTAAATATGATAAGACAAgaaattaaatgataaatatttgaattttaaaacaatgaATGTTTATTTGGGAGAATCACTTTAATGAATATATAGGACGTCCCTGAAAACATTAGAGGAATTTGATCAGTCATAACCATATTAAATTTTGGGTTAAttgcaaaattaatatttgagtttTCAGCTTTTgcaaaattaataacaaaatttttattaattttaccATTAAAAAGTTAACGTCGTGATTGAAAACACACCACACGTGGCACCCGTACACCATGTATCAATCTATGATTGGCTGGCGTGGATATTAATGCCACGTGTTAGCTAATCAAAGACTGACACGTGACCTACCGCTCATTTTTTAACGAAAAATTTGATAGAGTATAcctatttgaaagtttttttttttttcttttggttgaaATTCAAGTATTAATttgacaaaaattaaaaactgagATCTCAAATTGAAAAAACCTAAAAATTCATGTACTAATTTTACGGCCATTATCAATGCCAGGCTAGTTTATGTGACCTTGAAGGAGGTATAAAGTATAAACGACTTCAGTGCCACTGTGCAGCAAACTGCTCAGTGCTCCCAATTAAAGATAAATCAAGCAGAAACCACAGTATAAAGAAGTAGTGCTGTTAATGAGGGGGATCGTTATGCATTCCACTTCAACTATAGCCATGTCAAACAATCAAGTACAAACACATGTCGCTAAGATTACATGGCACTAATCAAGCCCCCGAAAAGGGATAATAAACCACCCGAAACCCAACACTATGAATAGCttgtaatacaaaaaaatgatcTCCCCGAGGAGGAGGGCCATCATGGACAAAATTAGATTGGCCTGGCCGTATGTCAAACCACAATTAAAAAGATGTTCTGAGACAGATCCCTTCGCATGCATCACTAGCAGTACCATCCGGTGCTGCATGCACACTGCTTCCATATGGCCACGGTGATTTGGCATAATGATTTGTTACATCCTAGCCTCAAAAATCCACTCACAAGAGCTCCTTATCATAAAACGCAAGAAGCTGCTGCTTAACATGATTATGCCAAGCAGCAACATTTTGGCCATCCACCGTGACCCAGTCAACAACTGTTGACGCTGGCTGCTCCCACCACTCATCAAGCTGCAGTGTCATGtcataatacaaaaaattaaaaaaactaatattaaggaaaataaaataaaataacccagaaaaaaaaatcaaggattTATATGACCACCCTAAATGTTGGCACCGTGATGATAGCTCCAGTACAGCATACTAACATCTGggacataaaaataatatttttttggagaGGGGGATTTCGAACTTCAGACCTCCATTTTGGAGGTTGTGGGTTATGCCAATTAGGCCATAGGCCTTTggcataattttcttttccttcttaaCGGTTACTCATGCACACATACGAGACTGATCCTGTGATATTTCCCTCAACCAATTGCGTATCTAGTGTGGAGATGCCATTTTGGCCAACGAAGCATTGACCTAGACTACCAGTCTAGCAAATCACttgtaaaaaattacaaactaagCTATTTTCCGGCAAAGATATAGGTATCAAGCTTCAGAAAACATGTGGGGACTTGGATAGTTAGTGGTTACCTGAAACCCAGACTCAGATATGTTGAGCTGGCATGTATCATTTGAAGTGCTCAAggaagatatagttgtatatgAGGCCTCAAGAGAAAGAAGGCTCCAAAACAGTATTCTCAGTAGTTTACCAGGATGAACAGGAATGCTAACTATTTGAATTTGAGATTGCCGTACTTggaattaatcattttttttcttgccttaagaatttgaaaaacagCCATTCTCATTAAGATCTATCTATGACCTGTCATCCAAAAATCTACACAAAACAGGATTGGTGCATGGATCAGatgcaaataaataataatgttctGAGTTCAAACAAACTCCCAGGAAAAGCGATCAGATACTCTTAAAACAGCATGCCTAGAGATTTGAATATCACAAAAAACTTAAACAAGTGATCCCAGACGACTATTTCTGTATCAAAATGCAACAACTAATTGTGCCTTggaaagaaacaacaaaaacacaattttaaaaataacctAGGATGGAGCACATATGTTGTCTAAAGCTTTGAGTAGTTCATAACTCGATATCCTTTTGTCTACAACCAATATGTTATTTGAGAATTTATCAACAATAGTATCTCTTACGccacccaacccaacccaacccccCCTATACCAAAGCTAACATTATctctttttttgggggggggggttttGCTAGAGTTGATTTACTTTAGTCATGGTGAAAAGCGATTTGCTTACCAATCCCCTAGTGTATTTACAATCTTCCAAGGACTTTTGAGCATTCAAAACTGCAGTCTTAAGCTCAGGCAACCAATTCTCCGTAACAGTTTTTTCTCGTTCAGCAGCCAAATTCAAACAATAACTTGCTGTCCTGCATAATGTAGTCGATAGTTCTTAAACAAATCATTCACAAAACTTagaaaaaccatataaataagaAACTCAACCAACATGTTTATTTACATTCGGGAGTGGTGAAAGGAAGcggaagggggagagagagagagagagaagtcaaGTCACAGGTACTACAATGCACATGTGATCCTTCCTGAGTGGTATAGCTCGATCATGCAGATCGATTTCCAAAATGGCACAAGAGCTATTATACGCCTGGTACATGAAAGATGAAGAAAAGGCAAAGAACGTAGACTAAAAAGACCTTAAACACATCTCCTAAAAGATGCACGTTCAGCAAAAGGTTGAAACAGCCAACACAAATGAAACACAGCAGATCAGTAAAAGATGTTGCTTGGTCATTGGTGGTTCAAACAATATGCAATATCATTTTtgattggcaccaggtgtccaagAACAGCATCTCGACTAATCCCAGAGGTACACAGGCCCTTGGTAatgagtttcccacaagtgggcctcgggtaattcaaggggaaaatctcCCAGTCCGATAGCCCCTAGGAATTGTTTGCACCGaagaggattcgaaccttagacctagagggagcataccTCAAAGAGAAGGCCTtgaccacttgagccaacccctaggagttGATATGCAATATCATTGAGAAGATTAACTTccatgagggaaaaaaaaaaatattaataatagcATTTATCAGCCAGAAGGCATTTCAGGTTCACCTTTCATATTCTTGTTGAGCACGGTAAGCATGGTTCAGCAATGCATGACCGATTTGAACAAGTTCTTGCCGTATATGAACTGAATTTATTGCCTTTGCCAAGTCTTCCAACACTAGCCTCGGAACCACGAAGTTTCAAACAGAACTCAAGGGACTCCAATACCGATGCTAAACTAGCATCTGAACCCTCCAAGCCTAATTATAGAGCACAAGTTATTACTTGATGATAAAACAAGAATTAGGTAGGGACTGAAAATACACGTATCACGTGGGCATTCCACACCATACGAataatctctttcttttttctttgttagtaTGCCACACAACTAATCtaaagaataaaagttgaaaaacacaaacatagCAGGTCGCACACCCATTATTTCAATATAAAACCTAAGTGGGGTTTGACTTCCATTAAGATTGGTTTTTCAGTGCTAGTAGGTTTGGGTTATACATAAGATCAAGTGACTGAAATTGATTTTATCTgacctaaaataatttatttaaatagcGTGTAAAACTTTAAAT
Coding sequences:
- the LOC121252262 gene encoding 36.4 kDa proline-rich protein-like: MSCLLVILFLLGIAITTNLSEATRHETKLLSSAVVVGTVYCDTCFEQDFSQTSHFISGASVAVECKYGTSKPSFLKEVRTDEHGEFEVHLPFYVSKHVKRIEGCQVKLINSSEPYCSVASTATSSSLHLKSRKQGTHIFSAGLFTFKPLKQPILCDQKPSIQNPKQLFYRKVVSLSPTNYLGYPSPSSQDPIVPDLLPTHRNYLPPLPRLPELPHLPQLPPLPRLPELPPLPQLPPLLGLPFPPKPGKTIKSKSSEYLKKSQLQDQKVAQPDLFFPRLLPSNPFKPSLLIPKPFQPSPPPSIPFPPIPGFSTPSPPPQSQPFPFPPFSPVPTSPRIPGIPPASSSKPASP